One window of Candidatus Phytoplasma solani genomic DNA carries:
- a CDS encoding IS3 family transposase, with product MLEVERALLGSLFLNPEKMKYLTENQVKNIIHKYMHYYNYKRKMKILNYLSPIEYKKKYFK from the coding sequence ATGTTAGAAGTTGAACGTGCATTGTTAGGTAGTTTGTTTTTAAATCCCGAAAAAATGAAATACTTAACCGAAAATCAAGTTAAAAATATTATTCATAAATATATGCATTATTATAACTACAAACGAAAAATGAAAATTCTTAATTATTTATCTCCGATCGAATATAAAAAAAAATATTTTAAATAA
- a CDS encoding SVM family protein (Sequence-variable mosaic (SVM) proteins are highly divergent, but recognized by the shared signal peptide region that defines them.), producing MKVKKQLHLFKIVLLVCLGLLFVINNNNQVMAMNNNSSQNISNVNNNIDEYNVFTNLLSIQRRRTQQIINALNNNVSETEINTLLNRFQQIHEQIITYQQNQLNNQQQTTRNFERNMTRIQLERELLLLIQEMDTALNNTPVHASLEQINVLRNIQMKNRPKSKTNKYYNSTNSKQPKSTKHSQKTLNLKYFFVMKKEL from the coding sequence TTGAAAGTAAAAAAACAATTACACTTATTTAAAATAGTTTTATTAGTTTGTTTAGGGTTGTTATTTGTTATTAACAATAATAATCAAGTTATGGCGATGAATAATAATTCATCACAAAATATTTCAAATGTTAACAATAATATAGATGAATACAATGTCTTTACTAATTTATTATCTATACAAAGAAGAAGAACTCAACAAATAATTAATGCTCTTAACAATAATGTTTCGGAAACAGAAATTAATACTCTATTAAATCGATTTCAACAAATACACGAACAAATAATAACTTATCAACAAAACCAACTCAACAATCAGCAACAAACAACGAGAAATTTTGAACGAAATATGACAAGAATTCAACTTGAAAGAGAACTTTTATTATTAATACAAGAAATGGATACAGCTCTTAATAATACACCAGTTCATGCTTCGTTAGAACAAATTAACGTATTAAGAAATATTCAAATGAAGAATAGACCAAAATCAAAGACAAATAAATATTATAATTCAACAAATTCAAAACAACCAAAATCAACCAAACATTCCCAGAAGACGTTAAATTTAAAATATTTTTTTGTTATGAAAAAGGAGTTATGA
- a CDS encoding SVM family protein (Sequence-variable mosaic (SVM) proteins are highly divergent, but recognized by the shared signal peptide region that defines them.) yields MFKVKKQLHLFKIVLFICLGLLFVINNNQVMAMDNYNLNDQNSINNEIYQLSLKKENLFNKILHCDKINLKQQLKILDQAIKKLYQRLSVVNTLKYINEKIWRYSYERNQVAIKILSRTYQDTTIEELNNEYQEIIQKINNLRQKYVNLQYKLNEFH; encoded by the coding sequence ATGTTTAAAGTAAAAAAACAATTGCACTTATTTAAAATAGTTTTATTCATTTGTTTAGGCTTATTATTTGTTATTAATAATAATCAAGTTATGGCGATGGATAATTATAATTTAAACGATCAAAATTCAATAAACAATGAAATATATCAACTTTCATTAAAAAAAGAAAACTTATTTAATAAAATTTTACATTGTGATAAAATTAATTTAAAACAACAATTAAAAATTTTAGATCAAGCAATTAAAAAACTTTATCAAAGACTTTCTGTTGTCAATACTCTAAAATATATAAATGAAAAAATTTGGCGTTATTCATACGAACGTAATCAAGTAGCTATAAAAATTTTAAGTAGAACATATCAAGACACAACAATAGAGGAACTCAATAATGAATATCAAGAAATAATCCAAAAAATTAATAATTTGAGACAAAAATATGTTAATTTACAATATAAATTAAATGAATTTCATTAA
- a CDS encoding SVM family protein (Sequence-variable mosaic (SVM) proteins are highly divergent, but recognized by the shared signal peptide region that defines them.), with translation MFKGKKQLHLFKIVLFMGLGLLFIINNNNQIMAMNNGHASQNNNHTSRGNNHTDDELEQARILQNMNLEQGRIVQQIFNARSNNVSEADISLLWHQHRQITQQINNHHISMFLERQHLLLIQEMDAVRNNTPLYTPEEVINRLRDIQIRIEQNQRQIQQIQNNQNQPERL, from the coding sequence ATGTTTAAAGGAAAAAAACAATTACACTTATTTAAAATAGTTTTATTTATGGGTTTAGGGTTATTATTTATTATTAACAATAATAATCAAATCATGGCGATGAATAACGGTCATGCTTCACAAAACAACAATCATACATCAAGAGGTAATAATCATACTGATGATGAATTAGAACAAGCTCGTATTTTACAAAATATGAATTTAGAACAAGGTAGAATAGTTCAACAAATTTTTAATGCTAGAAGCAATAATGTTTCAGAAGCAGATATTTCTTTACTTTGGCATCAACATCGCCAAATCACTCAACAAATTAATAATCACCATATCTCTATGTTTCTCGAAAGACAACATTTATTATTAATACAAGAAATGGATGCAGTTCGAAACAACACTCCACTTTATACTCCTGAAGAAGTAATAAACAGATTAAGAGATATTCAAATAAGAATAGAACAAAACCAAAGACAAATTCAACAAATACAAAACAATCAAAACCAACCAGAGAGATTATGA
- a CDS encoding SVM family protein (Sequence-variable mosaic (SVM) proteins are highly divergent, but recognized by the shared signal peptide region that defines them.) gives MLIKLKKHILLFKIILFIFLGLFLITNHQQIMAMKNESLQNKTNTENKSPSINNKDKVVIKYKPVTKQNVGELANYFKKNPHLKDKSFQRLINHLFLINELPLKDFDLACFKPPFDKD, from the coding sequence ATGTTAATTAAATTAAAAAAACATATATTATTATTTAAAATTATTTTATTTATTTTTTTAGGATTATTCTTAATTACTAATCATCAACAAATTATGGCGATGAAAAATGAATCATTGCAAAATAAAACAAATACGGAAAATAAATCACCAAGTATTAATAACAAAGATAAAGTAGTTATAAAATATAAACCTGTAACTAAACAAAACGTTGGAGAATTAGCTAATTATTTTAAAAAAAACCCTCATTTAAAAGATAAATCATTTCAACGTTTAATTAATCATTTGTTTTTAATAAATGAATTACCATTGAAAGATTTTGATTTAGCCTGTTTTAAACCTCCTTTTGATAAAGACTAA
- a CDS encoding MATE family efflux transporter, protein MVQTEKINKILIAEKRNRKFLLEGNLWKVIFYFTFPVIIYWVFQNISDSIDLLILKRHDFDPSQITFLSRVHLFKGVIIPFGISIATGGVILVGRAYGKNNLDQMRLYLAKTFILSILIGLVLSILCIFVFQTPILNKILGINQDPQVNIDQRRYYNLIIVSFVCIVINTVFLSLERAKGNNKVALILNLLNAFIKVILSFFLFYVFGKSISSLAWATFISNAVVTLFALWFLFCDHQNPFKIVLKKLRFDKEFLQKIAKLAIPVCASISVYGLGKLIVSIIIREFYNNGPEKLNSAQIGANLALAVTINNVFYNLLNSFCDSQNAIISQNLGHNNLNRVFAAFKKIIFCMFVLAIIGTLINCFGYKFFLPFFNNKTWEKIPVLERETFRKLLFFETTSLWLSSGSIILFNFLLSFKKVAPSFYINFLRSILRIFFICLFSHNFLNWGVTGVGLSIFLSNLFCFIITVWIFMSFYLKLKRENLFEQD, encoded by the coding sequence ATGGTTCAAACAGAAAAAATAAACAAAATTTTAATTGCTGAAAAAAGAAATAGAAAATTTTTGTTAGAAGGAAACTTATGGAAAGTAATTTTTTATTTTACTTTCCCTGTTATTATTTATTGGGTTTTTCAAAATATTTCGGATTCGATCGATCTTTTAATTTTAAAAAGACATGATTTTGATCCATCGCAAATAACTTTTCTTAGTCGTGTCCATTTATTTAAAGGAGTTATTATTCCTTTCGGTATTTCAATAGCTACAGGGGGAGTTATTTTGGTAGGTCGGGCTTATGGTAAAAATAACCTTGATCAAATGCGTCTTTATTTAGCTAAAACTTTTATTTTATCAATTTTAATTGGTTTAGTGCTTTCAATTTTATGTATTTTTGTCTTTCAAACACCTATCTTAAATAAAATTTTAGGAATCAATCAAGATCCTCAAGTAAATATCGACCAAAGAAGATATTATAATCTTATTATCGTTTCTTTTGTTTGTATTGTTATTAATACAGTTTTTTTAAGTTTAGAACGGGCTAAAGGCAACAACAAAGTAGCTCTTATTTTGAATTTATTGAATGCTTTTATTAAAGTTATTTTATCCTTTTTTTTGTTTTATGTTTTTGGTAAGTCAATTAGTTCTTTAGCGTGGGCTACTTTTATTTCTAATGCTGTTGTTACTTTATTTGCTCTTTGGTTTTTATTTTGCGATCATCAAAACCCCTTTAAAATTGTTTTAAAGAAATTACGTTTTGATAAGGAATTTTTACAAAAAATTGCTAAACTAGCTATTCCTGTTTGCGCGAGTATTAGTGTTTATGGTTTAGGAAAATTAATTGTAAGTATTATTATTAGAGAATTTTATAATAATGGCCCCGAAAAACTTAATAGTGCCCAAATCGGAGCTAATTTAGCTTTAGCAGTTACTATTAATAATGTTTTTTATAATTTATTAAATTCTTTTTGTGATTCTCAAAATGCTATTATTTCTCAAAATTTGGGACATAATAATCTTAATCGAGTTTTTGCAGCTTTTAAAAAAATTATTTTTTGTATGTTTGTTTTAGCAATAATAGGTACTTTAATTAACTGTTTTGGTTATAAGTTCTTTTTACCTTTTTTTAATAATAAAACTTGGGAGAAAATTCCTGTTTTAGAAAGAGAAACTTTCCGTAAATTATTGTTTTTTGAAACAACTAGTTTATGGTTATCTTCTGGTTCTATTATTTTATTTAATTTTTTGTTATCTTTTAAAAAAGTAGCTCCTTCTTTTTATATTAATTTTTTAAGAAGTATATTGCGTATTTTTTTCATTTGCTTATTTTCCCATAATTTTTTAAATTGGGGTGTGACAGGGGTTGGTTTAAGTATTTTTTTAAGTAATTTGTTTTGTTTTATTATTACTGTTTGGATTTTTATGTCTTTTTATCTTAAATTAAAACGAGAAAATTTATTTGAACAAGATTAA
- the rsmH gene encoding 16S rRNA (cytosine(1402)-N(4))-methyltransferase RsmH, with the protein MDFKHISVLKKEVISFLNIKPNGVYVDATLGQGGHTLAIVKQLQNGFLYSFDQDLKACYNMKKQIQPHFPIEIIHSNFVNLKVELAKRGVFQLDGILFDLGLSSCQVDDPKRGFSYLQNVLLDMRFDTRKKTTAQDIVNLYSFDKLKNIFKTYGEEKKASLIAKEIIKRRPLKKSYDLIAITDMFYRYHKGHSAKKIFQALRIEVNQELEVLKKALMQSLDLLKKEGRIVVISFHSLEDRIVKHFFKKNSIWEIPKKLPIVKLNYPATPLRIITKKALVPSEEEKKNNSRSISAKLRVAVKNI; encoded by the coding sequence ATGGATTTTAAACATATTTCAGTTTTGAAAAAAGAAGTTATCTCTTTTTTAAATATTAAACCCAATGGTGTTTATGTTGATGCAACATTAGGTCAGGGTGGGCATACTTTAGCTATTGTAAAACAACTACAAAATGGTTTTTTATATTCTTTTGATCAAGATTTAAAAGCTTGTTATAACATGAAAAAACAAATACAACCTCATTTTCCTATCGAAATTATTCATAGTAATTTTGTTAATTTAAAAGTAGAATTGGCTAAAAGGGGTGTTTTTCAATTAGATGGAATTTTGTTTGATTTAGGGCTATCTTCTTGTCAAGTTGATGATCCTAAAAGAGGTTTTAGTTATTTACAAAACGTCCTTTTAGATATGAGATTTGATACAAGGAAAAAAACTACAGCCCAAGATATTGTAAATCTTTATTCTTTTGATAAATTAAAAAACATCTTTAAAACTTATGGCGAAGAAAAAAAAGCATCTTTAATTGCAAAAGAAATTATTAAGAGAAGACCTTTGAAAAAATCTTATGATTTGATTGCTATAACAGATATGTTTTATAGATATCACAAAGGACATAGTGCTAAAAAAATTTTTCAAGCTTTACGAATCGAAGTTAACCAAGAATTGGAAGTTTTAAAAAAGGCCTTAATGCAAAGTCTTGATTTGCTAAAAAAAGAAGGGCGTATAGTTGTTATTAGTTTCCATTCTTTAGAAGATAGAATTGTTAAACATTTTTTTAAAAAAAATAGCATTTGGGAAATTCCAAAAAAATTACCTATTGTTAAACTTAACTATCCTGCAACTCCTTTACGAATTATTACTAAAAAAGCTTTAGTTCCAAGCGAAGAGGAAAAGAAAAATAATTCCCGCAGTATCTCAGCTAAATTAAGAGTAGCTGTTAAAAATATTTAA
- the rpoZ gene encoding DNA-directed RNA polymerase subunit omega, with product MLNNKKINKDGLSYPSIDKLLDQINSKYKLVHVASKIAHIIEKQKKPLFELRCNKAIGKALEEIIHDKVKFVFK from the coding sequence ATGCTGAACAATAAAAAAATAAATAAAGATGGTTTAAGTTATCCTTCGATTGATAAATTATTAGATCAAATTAATTCTAAATATAAATTAGTTCATGTAGCTAGCAAAATAGCTCATATAATAGAAAAACAAAAAAAACCGTTATTTGAACTTAGATGCAATAAAGCAATTGGTAAAGCTTTAGAAGAAATTATTCATGATAAAGTTAAATTTGTTTTTAAATAA
- the gmk gene encoding guanylate kinase: MKLNQKGLLIVLSGPSGVGKATVRKALFEMNNHNFVYSISATTRSPRLGEQEGKDYYFLNKEEFELGIKNNQFLEWAKFIDHYYGTPRKQIQNYLKEGKEVFLEIEVEGATQLRKKKFPNAVFIFLVPPEKKALYERLKKRGTEPTAKIQQRINKAKKEFPLAHKYDYIVVNDDVVNAADRIIAIIRAEHAKTKRSIRNYLKILENNGYAEQ, from the coding sequence ATGAAATTAAACCAAAAAGGTCTTTTAATAGTTCTTTCAGGACCTTCAGGGGTTGGCAAAGCAACAGTTAGAAAAGCTTTATTTGAAATGAACAATCATAATTTTGTTTATTCTATTTCAGCAACCACAAGAAGTCCTCGATTAGGCGAACAAGAAGGAAAAGACTACTATTTTCTTAATAAAGAAGAATTTGAGTTAGGGATTAAAAATAATCAATTTTTAGAATGGGCTAAATTTATTGATCATTACTATGGTACTCCTCGAAAACAAATTCAAAATTATTTAAAAGAAGGTAAAGAGGTTTTTTTAGAAATTGAAGTGGAAGGGGCAACCCAATTAAGAAAAAAAAAATTCCCTAATGCTGTTTTTATTTTTTTGGTGCCTCCTGAAAAAAAAGCTCTTTATGAAAGATTGAAAAAAAGAGGAACAGAGCCAACTGCAAAAATCCAACAACGAATCAATAAAGCTAAAAAAGAGTTTCCTTTAGCTCATAAATATGATTATATTGTTGTTAATGATGATGTTGTTAATGCTGCTGACCGCATTATTGCAATTATTAGAGCTGAACATGCAAAAACTAAACGCAGTATTCGTAATTATTTAAAAATTTTGGAGAACAATGGTTATGCTGAACAATAA
- the leuS gene encoding leucine--tRNA ligase has translation MVKLNYDFKKIEYKWQLYWQKNKIFKTKFITCQKKFYCLDMFPYPSAEGLHVGHIEGYTATDIVSRFKRMQQYNVFHPFGWDSFGLPAEQYALQTGKNPRTFTYDNIKNFKKQIQRIGKSVDWDKELATSDPNIYKWTQWIFKKLYEKKLAVLQDIEVNFCPELGTVLANEEVISNEKGLFSERGFHPVIKKKMKQWVLKITDYAERLLTDLEFVDWPYNVKEMQINWIGKTQGAIVSFAIFNQNFYLKAFTTRPDTLFGVTFLVVAPEHELLSQITTIKHKEEVLAYLEYTKQKKNLERDINKDKSGVFTGSYAINPCNEEKIPIWVADYVLPHFGTGILMGVPFHDQKDFEFAQKHHLKMIQVVEPKITFDCLTNKNAKKKITQAFVSDGIHINSDFLNGLNNHQAQIKMIQFLEKKGLGHPHYTYKLHDWVFSRQRYWAEPLPIFYDKANKIYVLEDESLPLELPFLEKIKPSGTGESPLSKAYFWLYFEKDGKNYQRDSNTMTQLAGSSWYYIAYILKNYLGLIPLNTVEAKKLLDYFLPVDLYIGGTEHAVGHLLYARFWHKFLYDLGLVSQKEPFQKLVNQGIILGNDHTKMSKSKGNGVSASLMLEKYGADVLRLYIMFMGPLEDIKSWNEKGFQGIQRFLNRICQMFSFEITDQKDIILEKLLHQTLKIVTQNYEKLKFNKIISQLMIFVNQVYKCQKIEKGQAQIFLQMLNPIAPHLTEELNQVILKNEETLVNMIWPTFNPEYLEVMQSQFIVQVNGKMRSILLLPFGFSLDTITLDQMKALALQDKKVFKFLSQKTPKKYFVISHGPLKILNIIV, from the coding sequence ATGGTTAAATTAAATTATGATTTTAAAAAAATAGAATATAAATGGCAACTCTATTGGCAAAAAAATAAAATTTTTAAGACAAAATTTATTACATGTCAAAAGAAATTTTATTGTTTAGATATGTTTCCTTATCCTTCTGCAGAAGGACTACACGTCGGTCATATTGAAGGTTATACAGCAACTGATATTGTAAGTCGTTTTAAAAGAATGCAACAGTATAATGTTTTTCATCCTTTTGGTTGGGATTCTTTTGGACTGCCCGCAGAACAATATGCTTTGCAAACAGGTAAAAATCCAAGAACCTTTACTTATGACAATATTAAGAATTTTAAAAAACAAATTCAAAGAATAGGTAAAAGTGTTGATTGGGATAAAGAATTAGCTACTTCAGATCCTAATATTTATAAATGGACTCAATGGATTTTTAAAAAACTTTATGAAAAAAAATTAGCAGTTTTACAAGATATAGAAGTTAATTTTTGTCCTGAATTAGGAACAGTTCTTGCAAACGAAGAAGTCATTTCCAACGAAAAAGGTCTTTTTTCTGAAAGAGGATTTCACCCCGTTATTAAAAAAAAAATGAAGCAATGGGTTTTAAAAATTACTGATTATGCCGAAAGACTTTTAACTGATTTAGAATTTGTTGATTGGCCCTATAACGTCAAAGAAATGCAAATTAATTGGATCGGTAAAACTCAAGGTGCTATCGTTTCTTTTGCTATTTTTAACCAAAATTTTTATTTAAAAGCTTTTACTACTCGTCCAGATACTCTTTTTGGTGTTACTTTTTTAGTTGTAGCTCCTGAACATGAATTATTATCACAAATTACTACAATAAAACATAAAGAAGAAGTTTTAGCTTATTTAGAATACACCAAACAAAAAAAAAATTTAGAAAGAGATATTAACAAAGATAAAAGCGGTGTTTTTACGGGTAGTTATGCTATTAATCCCTGTAATGAAGAAAAAATTCCCATTTGGGTTGCCGATTATGTTTTACCTCATTTTGGTACAGGAATTTTAATGGGGGTGCCTTTCCATGATCAAAAAGATTTTGAGTTTGCTCAAAAACACCATTTAAAAATGATTCAAGTAGTTGAACCAAAGATAACTTTTGATTGTTTAACCAATAAAAATGCAAAAAAAAAGATAACACAAGCTTTTGTAAGCGATGGAATTCATATTAATAGTGATTTTTTAAACGGCCTAAACAATCATCAAGCACAAATAAAAATGATACAATTTTTGGAAAAAAAAGGTTTAGGTCATCCTCATTACACTTATAAATTGCATGATTGGGTTTTTTCACGTCAAAGATATTGGGCAGAACCATTACCTATTTTTTATGATAAAGCTAATAAGATTTATGTTTTAGAAGATGAATCTTTGCCTTTGGAATTACCTTTTTTAGAAAAAATTAAACCTTCTGGTACAGGAGAATCACCATTATCAAAAGCATACTTTTGGTTATATTTTGAAAAAGATGGTAAAAACTATCAAAGAGATTCTAATACTATGACCCAATTAGCAGGTAGCTCTTGGTATTACATTGCCTATATTTTAAAAAACTATTTAGGTTTAATTCCTTTAAATACAGTTGAAGCTAAAAAATTATTAGATTATTTTTTGCCTGTGGATTTATATATTGGCGGGACAGAACATGCAGTCGGTCATTTGTTATATGCACGTTTTTGGCATAAATTTTTATATGATTTAGGTTTAGTTTCCCAAAAAGAACCTTTTCAAAAATTAGTAAATCAAGGCATTATTTTAGGAAACGATCATACTAAAATGTCTAAATCTAAGGGCAACGGTGTGAGCGCTTCTTTAATGTTGGAAAAATATGGTGCAGATGTTTTAAGACTATACATTATGTTTATGGGACCTTTAGAAGATATTAAAAGTTGGAATGAAAAAGGATTTCAAGGGATACAACGTTTTTTAAATAGAATTTGCCAGATGTTTTCTTTTGAAATAACAGATCAAAAAGATATTATTTTGGAAAAATTATTGCATCAAACTCTTAAAATAGTGACTCAAAATTATGAAAAATTAAAATTTAATAAAATTATTAGTCAATTAATGATTTTTGTTAATCAAGTTTATAAATGTCAAAAAATAGAAAAGGGACAAGCCCAAATTTTTTTACAAATGTTAAACCCTATTGCGCCTCATTTGACAGAAGAGTTAAACCAAGTTATTTTAAAAAATGAAGAAACATTAGTAAATATGATTTGGCCTACATTTAATCCTGAATATTTAGAGGTTATGCAATCTCAATTCATTGTTCAAGTTAATGGTAAAATGCGTTCTATTTTACTGTTACCTTTTGGTTTTTCTTTGGATACAATCACATTGGATCAAATGAAAGCTTTAGCTTTGCAAGATAAAAAAGTTTTTAAATTTCTTTCTCAAAAAACACCTAAAAAATATTTTGTTATTTCTCATGGACCATTAAAAATTTTAAATATTATTGTTTAA
- the acpP gene encoding acyl carrier protein — protein sequence MILEKIKNLMVTQLSLEPNSITYKTRFKEDLGLDSLDALELIIEIEKIFNISISDATLQNFKTVEDIVIYIEKNLS from the coding sequence ATGATTTTAGAAAAAATAAAAAATTTAATGGTAACTCAATTATCTTTAGAACCCAATTCAATAACCTACAAAACGCGTTTTAAAGAAGATTTAGGGCTTGATTCGTTGGATGCCTTAGAATTGATAATAGAAATAGAAAAAATTTTTAATATTAGCATTAGTGATGCAACTTTGCAAAATTTTAAGACAGTAGAAGATATAGTTATATATATTGAAAAAAATCTTTCCTAA
- the rplT gene encoding 50S ribosomal protein L20: MAKINFTPARHKRRKKVLKLAKGYFGSKSTLYKTAHEQVMRSLQYSYRDRKQRKRDFRKLWIARVNAGCMSLGIKYSHLMHGLVLAKVDVNRKVLADLAYQQPEVFSNYVKLAQSSLKQFKKELTKQKTEEEKQQEVKLQKELQQQKNEAEKEELELTRQQQEELEKNKKELQQQKNEAEKKAKLPKNNSKFVIDKLSKMLLPELKQLAKDYQISGIYKLKKIEIITLLKEVLMK, translated from the coding sequence ATGGCTAAAATTAATTTTACCCCAGCAAGACATAAACGTCGTAAAAAAGTTTTAAAATTGGCTAAAGGTTATTTTGGTTCTAAAAGTACCCTTTACAAAACAGCTCATGAACAAGTTATGCGTTCTTTGCAATATTCTTATAGAGATCGTAAACAAAGAAAAAGAGATTTTCGTAAATTGTGGATTGCTCGCGTTAATGCTGGTTGTATGTCTTTAGGAATAAAATATTCTCATTTGATGCATGGTCTTGTTTTGGCTAAAGTTGATGTTAATCGTAAAGTTTTAGCTGATTTAGCATATCAACAACCAGAAGTTTTTTCTAATTATGTGAAATTAGCTCAATCTTCTTTAAAACAATTTAAAAAAGAATTAACAAAACAAAAAACTGAAGAAGAAAAACAGCAAGAAGTAAAATTACAAAAAGAATTACAACAACAAAAAAATGAAGCAGAGAAAGAAGAACTTGAATTAACAAGACAACAACAAGAAGAATTAGAAAAAAATAAAAAAGAGTTACAACAACAAAAAAATGAAGCAGAAAAAAAAGCGAAATTGCCCAAAAATAATTCTAAATTTGTTATTGATAAATTATCAAAAATGTTGCTTCCTGAGTTAAAACAATTAGCCAAAGATTATCAAATATCTGGCATTTATAAACTTAAAAAAATAGAAATAATCACTCTTTTAAAAGAAGTACTGATGAAATAG
- the rpmI gene encoding 50S ribosomal protein L35, whose protein sequence is MIKKKSHSGLKKRIKVTKNKKLLRGHAYKNHLAASKTTKQNRKLRGVVSVDHSDYKRIKTLIRGL, encoded by the coding sequence ATGATTAAAAAGAAATCTCATAGTGGTCTTAAAAAAAGAATTAAAGTCACTAAAAATAAGAAATTATTAAGAGGACATGCTTATAAAAATCATCTTGCAGCTTCTAAAACCACTAAACAAAATAGAAAATTAAGAGGAGTTGTTTCTGTTGATCATTCTGATTATAAAAGAATTAAAACCCTTATTAGAGGTTTATAG
- the infC gene encoding translation initiation factor IF-3, with product MKLSKIKKSSNVELYNDKIPKGKYLIIDEKGVKLGIFNQNEALKLSEQKEIDIVVVNADSVPMVARLMDYQKHRYNQQKKNREAKKKAQISVLKEIRITPNIDTNDLNTKLKQIQKFLKQGDKIKISMRFRGRMINNSKLGEAILKKIIQDLNSLAQIESPLKLQGNQFTTILSPLK from the coding sequence ATTAAATTATCTAAAATAAAAAAAAGTTCTAATGTAGAATTATACAATGATAAAATACCCAAAGGTAAATATTTAATTATTGATGAAAAAGGGGTAAAATTAGGAATTTTTAATCAAAATGAAGCTTTAAAATTATCGGAACAAAAAGAAATTGATATTGTAGTTGTTAATGCAGATTCTGTTCCTATGGTCGCTCGTTTGATGGATTATCAAAAACATCGTTACAATCAGCAAAAAAAAAATCGTGAAGCTAAAAAAAAAGCTCAAATTAGTGTTTTAAAAGAAATTAGGATTACCCCTAATATTGATACTAACGATTTAAATACTAAACTAAAGCAAATTCAAAAATTTTTAAAACAAGGTGATAAAATTAAAATTAGTATGCGTTTCCGCGGTCGTATGATTAATAATTCTAAATTAGGAGAAGCAATTTTGAAAAAAATTATTCAAGATTTAAATAGTTTGGCTCAAATAGAAAGTCCTTTGAAATTACAAGGTAATCAATTTACAACTATTTTATCTCCTTTAAAATAA